From Numenius arquata chromosome 4, bNumArq3.hap1.1, whole genome shotgun sequence, a single genomic window includes:
- the DSEL gene encoding dermatan-sulfate epimerase-like protein, which yields MALMFVGHTLLLALVMFAVFTFEESVSNYSDWMTFTENVDRYEKKQLEGLSAEQKLKKTVLHPSLYFSAEDVQALRQKAHTSHSHLFRAIRSAVTVMLSNPSYYLPPPKHVEFAAKWNEIYGNNLPPLAFYCLLCPEDKAALDFALEYMDRMAGYKNWLVENAPGDEVPLGHSLTGFATAFDFLYNSLENERRQKYLEKIWSVSEEMYEYSKVRSWGKQLLHNHQATNMLALLIGALVAGVDKGSQANIWKHTVVDVMEKTMFLLNHIVDGSLDEGVAYGSYTAKSVTQYVFLAQRHFGINNLENNWLKMHFWFYYATLLPGFQRTVGVADSNYNWFYGPESQLVFLDKFIMKNGAGNWLAQQIRKHRPKDGPMVPSTAQRWSTLHTEFIWYAAEIIAQPPPDYGTAKMHVFPNWGVVTYGAGLPNSQTNTFVSFKSGKLGGRAVYDIVHFQPYAWIDGWRSFNPGHEHPDQNSFTFAPNGQVFVSEALYGPKLSHLNNVLVFAPSPTSQCNQPWEGQLGECAQWLKWIGDEVGDSTGEIITASQAGDMMFVSGEAVSAYTSAMKLKSVYRVLLLLNSQTLLVVDHIEKEEDSPVNSVSAFFHNLDIDFKYIPYKFKNKYNGAMMDVWDAHYKMFWFDHHGSSPVARIQEAEQAAEFKKRWTQFVNVTFPMKNTLTRIVYLFYGPYVNVSNCRLIDNAKSGFQISLSVNNTENTIAVVTEYQNLKTRFDYLGFGGFAKVVHENKVTKFGLGTESVEKQIKIHRVGFPFGFKVNIIAGLILGVSLVILAFQWRFYISFSKMLRWILVLVVTLWLIELVDVWSMCTQPICAKWSSDMTRLEHDKGNKAKQLEGNPVALPDVIITSLPASGAEILKQLFFNSSDFLYMRIPTPYLEIPETEFEIDSFVDPCEWKVSDVQNGHFRLIQGWLQSLVRGTKLHLQNIHLYESSRSKTAQHSALSKDKRKRSKKRESLSEQRSRARGSQDKDAEYIRELRRHLVYYPSARPVLSLSSGSWTLKLPFFQKILGPSMRALYVVRDPRAWVYSMLYKNKPSLYSLKNVPQRLTAMFKGENGKGKCSLNEGYAFEYESLRKELSSSNSNAVSVLSYLWLANTAAALRINGDLQPTNYQLVKFEDIVSFPQKTAETIFAFLGIPLPPASLNQILFATSTSLFYLPYEGEISPSSIHAWKKNMPNEEIRRIEDICSSLMDHLGYPKFIE from the coding sequence ATGGCTCTGATGTTTGTGGGGCATACTTTATTGCTAGCATTAGTGATGTTTGCTGTCTTCACTTTTGAAGAATCTGTAAGCAATTACTCTGATTGGATGACTTTCACAGAAAATGTAGATCGATATGAAAAAAAGCAACTTGAAGGTCTTAGTGCTgagcagaagctgaaaaaaacagttcTTCATCCAAGTTTGTATTTCAGTGCTGAAGATGTCCAGGCACTGAGGCAGAAGGCTCATACAAGCCATTCGCATCTGTTTAGAGCCATCAGAAGTGCGGTGACGGTTATGCTCTCCAACCCATCATACTACCTACCTCCACCCAAGCACGTTGAATTTGCTGCAAAGTGGAATGAGATTTATGGTAACAATCTGCCACCTCTAGCATTTTATTGTTTGCTGTGCCCGGAAGATAAAGCTGCATTGGATTTTGCCCTGGAATATATGGATAGAATGGCTGGCTACAAAAACTGGTTGGTTGAGAATGCACCTGGAGATGAAGTGCCACTTGGTCACTCCCTAACAGGATTTGCCACTGCTTTTGACTTCTTGTATAATTCACTGGAAAATGAGAGAAGGCAAAAATACCTGGAGAAGATATGGTCTGTAAGTGAGGAAATGTATGAGTACTCAAAGGTTCGTTCCTGGGGAAAGCAGCTTCTCCATAATCATCAAGCAACCAATATGCTTGCTTTGCTTATTGGGGCTTTAGTTGCAGGGGTGGACAAAGGATCTCAGGCAAATATTTGGAAACACACTGTCGTTGATGTGATGGAGAAAACAATGTTTCTGCTCAATCATATTGTAGACGGATCTCTGGATGAGGGAGTAGCTTATGGGAGTTACACAGCCAAGTCAGTAACCCAGTATGTTTTCCTGGCCCAGCGCCACTTTGGTATTAATAACTTGGAGAATAACTGGCTCAAAATGCACTTTTGGTTTTACTATGCCACCCTGTTACCGGGCTTTCAGAGGACTGTGGGTGTCGCGGATTCTAATTACAACTGGTTTTATGGTCCTGAGAGTCAGCTCGTGTTCTTGGATAAGTTTATCATGAAGAATGGAGCTGGCAACTGGCTGGCACAGCAGATCAGAAAACACAGACCCAAGGATGGCCCAATGGTGCCATCCACTGCACAGAGGTGGAGTACGCTACACACTGAATTTATTTGGTATGCTGCTGAAATCATTGCTCAGCCACCTCCTGATTACGGTACTGCTAAAATGCATGTGTTTCCTAACTGGGGAGTTGTTACTTATGGGGCTGGGTTGCCAAACAGCCAGACAAACACCTTTGTGTCCTTTAAGTCTGGAAAACTTGGTGGACGTGCTGTCTATGATATCGTTCACTTTCAACCATATGCCTGGATTGATGGGTGGAGAAGTTTCAATCCGGGTCATGAACATCCAGATCAGAACTCTTTCACTTTTGCTCCCAATGGACAGGTATTTGTATCTGAGGCTCTTTATGGACCTAAACTCAGCCATCTGAACAACGTCTTGGTCTTTGCTCCATCTCCTACAAGCCAGTGCAACCAGCCTTGGGAAGGACAGCTTGGTGAGTGTGCCCAGTGGCTGAAGTGGATTGGTGACGAGGTTGGAGACTCAACTGGAGAAATTATAACAGCCTCCCAGGCTGGAGACATGATGTTTGTGAGTGGTGAGGCAGTATCTGCTTACACATCAGCAATGAAATTGAAAAGTGTGTATCGcgttttgctgcttttaaattcTCAGACATTGTTAGTAGTAGACCATATCGAGAAGGAGGAAGACTCTCCTGTTAATTCTGTCAGTGCCTTTTTTCATAATCTTGACATTGATTTTAAATACATACCCTATAAATTTAAGAACAAATACAATGGAGCTATGATGGATGTGTGGGATGCCCACTACAAGATGTTTTGGTTTGATCATCATGGGAGTAGTCCTGTTGCTAGGATACAAGAGGCAGAACAAGCTGCTGAATTCAAAAAGCGATGGACTCAGTTTGTAAATGTTACCTTTCCAATGAAAAACACACTTACAAGGATTGTTTACCTTTTCTATGGCCCGTATGTCAATGTTTCTAACTGCAGACTCATAGATAATGCAAAATCTGGATTTCAGATTTCACTCAGTGTCAACAACACTGAAAATACCATCGCTGTTGTGACTGAATATCAGAATTTAAAGACAAGGTTTGACTACTTGGGATTTGGTGGTTTTGCCAAAGTAGTTCATGAAAACAAAGTGACCAAGTTTGGTCTAGGTACTGAATCTGtggaaaaacagataaaaattcaTAGGGTGGGTTTCCCATTTGGATTTAAAGTGAACATAATTGCAGGGTTAATTTTGGGTGTTAGTTTGGTCATACTGGCTTTTCAGTGGCGGTTTTATATATCCTTCAGTAAAATGTTGCGTTGGATCCTGGTACTGGTTGTCACACTGTGGCTTATTGAATTGGTGGATGTGTGGAGCATGTGTACTCAGCCCATCTGTGCAAAATGGAGCAGTGACATGACAAGACTAGAACATGATAAAGGCAATAAAGCCAAACAATTAGAAGGAAACCCTGTTGCTTTGCCAGATGTGATCATTACTTCACTTCCCGCTTCTGgagcagaaattttaaaacagctgtttttCAATAGCAGTGACTTTTTATACATGAGAATACCTACACCCTATCTTGAAATTCCTGAGACTGAATTTGAAATTGATTCCTTTGTAGATCCATGTGAGTGGAAGGTTTCTGATGTCCAGAATGGTCATTTTCGTCTTATCCAAGGGTGGCTCCAGTCTCTAGTTCGAGGCAcaaaattacatttacaaaacaTTCACTTATATGAATCCAGCAGAAGTAAAACTGCTCAGCATTCTGCCTTaagcaaagacaaaaggaaaagatcCAAAAAGAGAGAATCTCTGTCAGAGCAAAGAAGCAGAGCAAGAGGGAGTCAAGATAAAGATGCTGAATACATTAGGGAACTGAGAAGGCACCTTGTCTATTATCCTAGTGCACGACCTGTCCTTAGTTTAAGTAGTGGGAGCTGGACATTAAAGCTTCCCTTCTTTCAGAAAATCCTAGGACCGTCAATGAGAGCATTATATGTAGTAAGGGACCCACGGGCATGGGTCTATTCAATGTTGTACAAAAATAAGCCAAGCCTTTACTCCTTGAAAAATGTTCCGCAACGCTTGACTGCAATGTTTAAAGGGGAAAATGGTAAAGGAAAATGTAGTTTAAATGAAGGCTATGCCTTTGAATATGAATCATTAAGAAAAGAACTTTCAAGTTCTAATTCAAACGCTGTTTCTGTGTTGTCCTATTTATGGCTagcaaacacagcagcagcactgagaaTAAATGGGGACTTGCAGCCAACAAATTATCAGCTAGTGAAGTTTGAAGATATCGTGAGCTTTCCTCAGAAGACGGCTGAAACAATTTTTGCCTTTCTTGgtattcctcttcctcctgctagCTTAAACCAAATATTATTTGCCACCTCCACCAGTCTTTTCTATCTTCCTTATGAAGGGGAAATTTCACCAAGTAGCATTcatgcctggaaaaaaaacatgccCAATGAAGAGATTAGACGGATTGAAGATATCTGTTCTTCTCTAATGGACCACTTAGGATATCCAAAGTTTATAGAATAA